A genome region from Chiroxiphia lanceolata isolate bChiLan1 chromosome 5, bChiLan1.pri, whole genome shotgun sequence includes the following:
- the BPGM gene encoding bisphosphoglycerate mutase — translation MSKYRLVLLRHGEGAWTKENRFCSWVDQKLSSDGIKEAQNCGKHLKALGFEFDLVFTSVLSRSIQTAWLILEEMGQEWVPIQSSWRLNERHYGALIGLNRAEMALNHGEEQVKIWRRSYDVTPPPISESHPYYEEIYNDRRYKCSDVSQENLPKAESLKDVLDRLLPYWNEKIVPELKSGKMILISAHGNSSRALLKHVEGISDEDIINVTLPTGVPILLELDENLHPLGPHQFLGDQEAIQAAIKKVEDQGKVKSVEK, via the exons ATGTCTAAGTATAGGCTTGTTCTCTTAAGACATGGGGAAGGAGCCTGGACCAAGGAGAATCGCTTCTGCAGCTGGGTGGACCAGAAGCTGAGCAGTGATGGGATAAAGGAAGCTCAGAACTGTGGCAAACACCTGAAAGCGCTGGGCTTTGAGTTTGACCTCGTCTTCACCTCTGTGCTGAGCCGCTCCATCCAGACTGCATGGCTGATCCTGGAAGAGATGGGCCAAGAGTGGGTCCCCATTCAGAGCTCCTGGCGGCTGAACGAGCGTCACTATGGTGCACTGATCGGGCtcaacagagcagagatggcTCTGAATCACGGGGAGGAGCAAGTGAAAATATGGAGGAGAAGCTACGATGTCACCCCGCCTCCCATATCTGAGTCTCACCCTTACTACGAAGAGATCTACAACGATCGCCGCTATAAATGCAGTGATGTCTCTCAGGAAAACCTCCCGAAAGCTGAAAGTCTAAAAGATGTGCTTGATAGACTGCTTCCCTATTGGAATGAAAAGATTGTGCCAGAACTAAAAAGTGGCAAAATGATTCTGATCTCTGCTCATGGTAACAGCAGCAGGGCATTGCTGAAACATGTTGAAG GCATCTCCGATGAGGACATCATCAATGTTACTCTCCCCACTGGTGTGCCCATACTTCTTGAACTTGATGAGAATTTGCACCCTCTGGGCCCTCACCAGTTTCTGGGTGATCAAGAAGCTATCCAAGCTGCCATCAAAAAAGTGGAAGATCAAGGGAAAGTAAAATCTGTTGAGAAGTAA